The Halorientalis sp. IM1011 genome window below encodes:
- a CDS encoding SIMPL domain-containing protein produces MRKTTTLVLAAAVVLTVGAAGTVLAMGSTGTQPAQQTATDGGSGQTITVAGEGSASTQPDQAVLRLAVTAEGDDPAAIRSELASGAEELRSALSEAGVAEDSIETSGYSIQEPPRRAPPREGGESGPDLRGVHSFEVTLSDTDRAGAVVDAATGSGAEVESVRFTLADDTREDLRNEALRNAMDNARGQADTLADSGGLSVTGVASIDATGTNYRPVAYEDTATQAGGGTTIETGDVSVETSVRVVYNASG; encoded by the coding sequence ATGCGAAAGACGACCACCCTGGTGCTCGCCGCCGCCGTCGTCCTGACGGTCGGCGCGGCGGGCACGGTCCTCGCGATGGGGAGTACCGGAACGCAACCAGCACAGCAGACCGCCACGGACGGGGGGAGCGGCCAGACCATCACCGTCGCCGGCGAGGGATCGGCCAGCACGCAGCCCGATCAGGCCGTCCTCCGGCTGGCCGTGACGGCCGAGGGTGACGACCCCGCCGCGATCCGCTCGGAACTGGCTAGCGGTGCCGAGGAGTTGCGGAGCGCGCTCTCCGAGGCCGGCGTCGCCGAGGACAGTATCGAGACCAGCGGTTACAGCATTCAAGAACCTCCGCGTCGTGCCCCACCGCGTGAGGGTGGCGAGAGCGGCCCCGACCTGCGCGGTGTCCACAGCTTCGAGGTGACGCTCTCCGACACCGACCGCGCGGGCGCAGTCGTCGACGCGGCGACCGGTTCGGGGGCGGAAGTCGAGTCGGTCCGGTTCACGCTGGCCGATGACACTCGCGAGGACCTCCGCAACGAGGCCCTCCGGAACGCGATGGACAACGCTCGCGGACAGGCAGACACGCTCGCGGATTCGGGCGGGCTGTCGGTGACCGGCGTCGCCAGCATCGACGCGACGGGCACGAACTACCGACCCGTCGCCTACGAGGACACGGCGACCCAGGCCGGCGGCGGCACGACCATCGAGACCGGCGACGTGTCCGTCGAGACGAGCGTGCGGGTGGTCTACAACGCGTCGGGGTGA
- a CDS encoding DUF2240 family protein — translation MSLRTAVAAPFRQQGKTAMGESEFVVALSLDRDWFTPDQAKRLLDVAAGEGLVARDEGEVTAEFDPDGVEVPEGFVPDESILQQRSTFERILDTLVEAGIEKQAAVAEINSLQADLGVTVEAAAVVYAKREGLDVEDAAERALGEL, via the coding sequence ATGAGTCTCCGGACGGCCGTCGCCGCCCCGTTCCGTCAGCAGGGCAAGACCGCGATGGGGGAGAGCGAGTTCGTCGTCGCCCTCTCACTGGATCGGGACTGGTTCACGCCCGACCAGGCCAAGCGGCTACTGGACGTGGCCGCCGGCGAGGGACTGGTCGCCCGAGACGAGGGCGAGGTGACCGCCGAGTTCGATCCCGACGGCGTCGAGGTGCCCGAGGGGTTCGTCCCCGACGAGTCGATCCTCCAGCAGCGTTCGACGTTCGAGCGCATCCTCGACACCCTCGTCGAGGCCGGGATCGAGAAGCAGGCGGCCGTCGCCGAGATCAACTCACTGCAGGCGGACCTTGGCGTGACGGTCGAGGCTGCCGCCGTCGTTTACGCAAAACGTGAGGGACTGGACGTGGAAGACGCCGCCGAGCGCGCACTGGGTGAACTCTGA
- the pyrF gene encoding orotidine-5'-phosphate decarboxylase, which yields MTFFDRLEDRIDAVDSVVSVGLDPDPDRIPEHLLEKDLPRWAFNRRIIDATHEHAACYKPNAAFYEDPDGWRALEETIAYAHGKDVPVLLDAKRGDIGNTARQYADLLDTADAITANPYMGRDSLEPFLERTEAGVFLLCRTSNPGGADLQNLELDSGEPLYERVAALADTWNRNGNVGLVVGATQPEELAEIREIVPEIPFLVPGVGAQGGDAEAAVEHGLADGVGLVNSSRGIIFAGEDQGEDFHKASGQAAKQLTQRLNQYR from the coding sequence ATGACCTTCTTCGACCGGCTGGAAGACCGCATCGACGCGGTCGACAGCGTCGTGAGCGTCGGGCTCGACCCCGACCCGGACCGCATCCCAGAGCACCTGCTCGAGAAGGACCTCCCGCGGTGGGCGTTCAACCGCCGGATCATCGACGCCACCCACGAACACGCCGCCTGCTACAAGCCAAACGCAGCTTTCTACGAGGACCCCGACGGCTGGCGGGCGCTCGAAGAGACCATCGCCTACGCCCACGGGAAGGACGTGCCCGTCCTGCTGGACGCCAAACGCGGCGACATCGGCAACACCGCCCGCCAGTACGCCGACCTGCTCGACACCGCCGACGCGATTACCGCCAACCCCTACATGGGCCGGGACTCGCTGGAACCGTTCCTCGAACGCACCGAGGCTGGCGTGTTCCTGCTCTGTCGCACCTCGAATCCGGGCGGCGCAGACCTCCAGAACCTCGAGCTCGACTCCGGCGAACCCCTCTACGAGCGGGTGGCCGCGCTGGCCGACACCTGGAACCGCAACGGCAACGTCGGCCTCGTCGTCGGCGCGACCCAGCCCGAGGAACTCGCGGAGATCCGCGAGATCGTCCCCGAGATCCCCTTCCTCGTCCCCGGCGTGGGCGCACAGGGCGGCGACGCCGAGGCCGCCGTCGAACACGGGCTGGCCGACGGCGTGGGGCTGGTCAACTCCTCGCGCGGGATCATCTTCGCTGGAGAAGATCAGGGAGAAGACTTCCACAAAGCCAGCGGGCAGGCCGCCAAACAGCTGACACAGCGGCTCAATCAGTATCGCTGA
- a CDS encoding 30S ribosomal protein S8e, giving the protein MKDQGRSPRKRTGGRLRPNHKKKKHELGDEPTETQVGDAKLKFVEKRGNTEKVRAIEADTASVATDGDVVAAEIENVAENDANPNYARRNIITKGAILETSEGRVRVTSRPGQNGQVNGVLVEE; this is encoded by the coding sequence ATGAAAGACCAGGGACGTTCCCCGCGCAAGCGTACCGGCGGTCGGCTGCGACCGAACCACAAGAAGAAAAAGCACGAACTCGGCGACGAGCCGACCGAGACACAGGTCGGCGACGCGAAGCTGAAGTTCGTCGAGAAGCGCGGTAACACCGAGAAGGTCCGCGCCATCGAGGCCGACACCGCCAGCGTCGCCACGGACGGCGACGTCGTCGCCGCCGAGATCGAGAACGTCGCCGAAAACGACGCCAACCCCAACTACGCCCGCCGAAACATCATCACCAAGGGTGCGATCCTCGAGACCAGCGAAGGTCGGGTCCGCGTCACCTCCCGTCCCGGCCAGAACGGCCAGGTCAACGGCGTCCTCGTCGAGGAGTAA
- a CDS encoding MBL fold metallo-hydrolase → MDAPPVDGCPDTYLVDNELFGSPKMLATYLLDAARPAILDAGTVSGAERILTAMEEVDIDPAAVEYVLVSHVHLDHAAGTARLLDACENATAIVHERGLPYLTDADKLDRLVESVEAAIGMDAPYGDPDLLPEGRCRAVSGGEVLDLGDRELELYDAPGHAPHHYVALDPDSGTLFAADAVGAFDPRSNTVAPTTPPPSFDLEANLDTVDRLLELDPSRTLYSHFGPGEPGEAVAELHEYAEILPQWVDAVEDVRAATGDDLDAMLDALRPEWESPTLRRDVVGVCRYLDRQN, encoded by the coding sequence ATGGACGCCCCACCCGTCGACGGCTGTCCGGACACCTATCTCGTCGACAACGAACTGTTCGGCTCCCCGAAGATGCTGGCGACCTACCTGCTCGACGCCGCCAGACCGGCGATTCTGGACGCCGGCACGGTCTCCGGTGCCGAGCGCATCCTCACAGCTATGGAGGAAGTCGACATCGACCCCGCCGCGGTCGAGTACGTCCTCGTCAGCCACGTCCACCTCGACCACGCCGCCGGGACCGCTCGCCTGCTCGACGCTTGCGAGAACGCCACTGCCATCGTCCACGAGCGGGGCCTCCCCTACCTCACCGACGCCGACAAACTCGACCGCCTCGTCGAGAGCGTCGAGGCCGCCATCGGCATGGACGCCCCCTACGGCGACCCCGACCTGCTCCCCGAAGGCCGCTGTCGGGCCGTCTCCGGCGGCGAAGTACTCGACCTCGGCGACCGCGAACTCGAACTCTACGACGCGCCGGGGCATGCCCCCCACCACTACGTCGCTCTCGACCCCGACAGCGGGACGCTGTTCGCTGCCGACGCCGTCGGCGCGTTCGATCCGCGCTCGAACACCGTCGCCCCCACCACGCCCCCGCCGAGTTTCGATCTCGAAGCCAACCTCGACACCGTCGACCGCCTGCTTGAACTCGACCCCTCGCGGACGCTGTACAGCCACTTCGGTCCCGGCGAGCCCGGTGAAGCGGTGGCGGAACTGCACGAGTACGCAGAGATCCTCCCGCAGTGGGTCGACGCCGTCGAAGACGTCAGGGCCGCTACCGGCGACGACCTCGATGCAATGCTCGACGCCCTGCGCCCGGAGTGGGAGAGTCCGACGCTCCGTCGGGACGTGGTCGGTGTCTGTCGTTATCTGGACCGGCAGAACTGA
- a CDS encoding PstS family phosphate ABC transporter substrate-binding protein encodes MTHESRRAFLVGTGAAATSILAGCIGGGDADGSGPGQLKAGGSSTVYPITSDGASVWSSNPPADDEEYWGPGQYNISTDERMADYWAGLYGFEPADGSSPPFEVSVGLSHSGTGLEKVRNEQIDIGDASASVADEFPDASDSELDTFVDHVVGVDGQPIVVSREIYDAGVTELTGDQIAAIYQGEITDWTQIDSYSGPDKEIQAVGRAEGSGTDTAFRSNLLGDPDASMGGVDARKGQNQQVNTLVSQSDNAIAYLALAFVEPDGPVPPIAVELEGTTYEYGKNLGAKDYPLSRDLHCYTYEGTSKKEAAFINMLLSEYGQQNFVAPNDYFTLPTQRRQEERDKLPDQV; translated from the coding sequence ATGACACACGAATCACGGCGGGCGTTTCTGGTTGGAACGGGTGCAGCGGCTACGTCGATCCTCGCCGGCTGTATCGGCGGCGGCGACGCGGACGGGAGCGGTCCCGGACAGTTGAAGGCGGGTGGTTCGTCGACGGTGTATCCCATCACGAGCGACGGGGCGTCGGTGTGGAGCTCGAACCCGCCGGCCGACGACGAGGAGTACTGGGGCCCCGGCCAGTACAACATCTCGACCGACGAGCGGATGGCCGACTACTGGGCCGGACTGTACGGGTTCGAGCCGGCCGACGGTTCCAGCCCGCCCTTCGAGGTCTCCGTCGGACTGAGTCACTCCGGCACAGGCCTGGAGAAGGTACGGAACGAACAGATCGATATCGGCGACGCCAGCGCGTCCGTCGCGGACGAGTTTCCCGACGCCAGCGACTCGGAACTCGACACGTTCGTCGATCACGTGGTCGGTGTCGACGGCCAGCCGATCGTGGTCAGCCGCGAGATCTACGACGCCGGCGTCACGGAGCTCACGGGCGACCAGATCGCCGCGATCTACCAGGGGGAGATCACCGACTGGACACAGATCGACAGCTACAGCGGCCCGGACAAGGAGATTCAGGCGGTCGGCCGTGCTGAAGGGTCCGGAACCGACACCGCGTTCCGGTCGAACCTGCTGGGCGATCCGGACGCGTCGATGGGCGGCGTCGACGCCCGGAAGGGCCAGAACCAGCAGGTCAACACGCTCGTCAGCCAGTCCGACAACGCAATCGCGTACCTCGCGCTCGCGTTCGTCGAACCCGACGGCCCCGTCCCGCCCATCGCCGTCGAACTGGAGGGCACGACCTACGAGTACGGGAAGAACCTCGGGGCCAAGGACTACCCGCTGTCGCGAGACCTCCACTGTTACACCTACGAGGGGACCTCGAAGAAGGAGGCGGCCTTCATCAACATGCTGCTGAGCGAGTACGGCCAGCAGAACTTCGTCGCGCCCAACGATTACTTCACGCTTCCCACACAGCGTCGCCAGGAAGAACGCGACAAGCTCCCCGACCAGGTCTGA
- a CDS encoding HAD family hydrolase yields the protein MDDRPPDAVFLDLDGTLCEYRRSREELLAAAFEELGVDPFFTVGQYREKLFMQVVTDETRAERRELAFAELAEEADRDPAVGRRLAALYASMRDHGDVEPLPGAMAALESLGEAYDLALVANGGPEIQGPKLDALGVRDAFDVIVYGGYDTAPKPEPGPFHEALYALDAAPRRAVHVGDTVHEDVRGADGAGIQAALLVDDDGEPTTTPDYRIESMADLEDPPWEGG from the coding sequence ATGGACGACCGGCCGCCCGACGCCGTCTTTCTGGACCTCGACGGGACGCTCTGTGAGTACCGCCGGTCCCGCGAGGAACTGCTCGCGGCCGCGTTCGAGGAACTCGGCGTCGACCCGTTTTTCACCGTCGGCCAGTACCGCGAGAAGCTGTTCATGCAGGTCGTCACCGACGAGACTCGCGCCGAGCGCCGCGAGCTGGCCTTCGCCGAACTGGCCGAGGAGGCGGACCGGGACCCTGCAGTCGGTCGTCGGCTGGCCGCCCTCTACGCCTCGATGCGGGACCACGGCGACGTGGAACCGCTCCCCGGAGCCATGGCGGCACTCGAGTCGCTCGGTGAGGCGTACGACCTCGCACTGGTCGCCAACGGTGGCCCCGAGATCCAGGGCCCGAAACTCGACGCGCTGGGGGTTCGGGACGCCTTCGACGTAATCGTCTACGGCGGCTACGACACCGCGCCCAAACCAGAACCCGGCCCCTTCCACGAGGCGCTGTACGCGCTGGACGCTGCGCCCCGCCGGGCCGTCCACGTCGGCGACACCGTCCACGAGGACGTGCGCGGGGCCGACGGCGCGGGCATCCAGGCCGCTCTCCTCGTCGACGACGACGGCGAACCGACGACTACGCCGGACTATCGGATCGAATCGATGGCCGACCTCGAAGACCCGCCGTGGGAAGGGGGGTGA
- a CDS encoding J domain-containing protein, whose amino-acid sequence MDHDRLITGIAAALAGCAAVVFVLAFVTQVYSILFLAGALGAAAYFMWYQASGRLAARVYRSVEERARQNSGRERARTRETGGFGAGPREEWTAPGGRGRQRRQQTGRQRQRASQQRQRRRQPSADDGPTRAEAYRILGVDSDADESTVKAAYRQKVKEVHPDTDGGDEERFKKVNAAYERLT is encoded by the coding sequence GTGGATCACGACCGGTTGATCACGGGTATCGCGGCGGCGCTGGCGGGGTGTGCAGCCGTCGTTTTCGTCCTCGCGTTCGTCACCCAGGTCTACTCGATCCTGTTTCTGGCCGGGGCGCTGGGTGCGGCCGCCTACTTCATGTGGTACCAGGCCAGCGGCCGCCTCGCGGCCCGGGTCTACCGGTCGGTCGAGGAGCGAGCGCGACAGAACAGCGGCCGCGAGCGGGCCCGGACCCGCGAGACCGGCGGGTTCGGGGCGGGCCCGCGCGAGGAGTGGACCGCACCGGGCGGACGCGGCCGGCAACGACGCCAGCAGACGGGTCGACAGCGCCAGCGAGCAAGCCAGCAACGCCAGCGTCGACGACAGCCGTCGGCCGACGACGGACCGACCAGAGCCGAGGCCTACCGGATCCTCGGCGTGGACAGCGACGCCGACGAGTCGACGGTCAAGGCCGCCTACCGCCAGAAAGTCAAGGAGGTCCACCCGGACACCGACGGCGGCGACGAGGAGCGGTTCAAGAAAGTCAACGCGGCCTACGAGCGGTTGACCTGA
- a CDS encoding phosphoglycolate phosphatase, which yields MTPPLAVDIDGTLTGPSRAIDPRVMAVLREWDDHVVVATGKAFPYPVALCEFLAIPITVIAENGGVVAVAGEEIVFTGDPESAWAVAEEYEQAGYGLGWDEPDFVNRWRETEIAVALDQPLDPLERIAADHGLEVVDTGFAYHVKTPDVDKGKGLEAVAETLDRDPAEFVAVGDSENDVATFETAGRSFAVANADDAARAAADEVTEESYADGFLEAVDLIER from the coding sequence GTGACCCCGCCGCTGGCCGTCGACATCGACGGGACGCTGACCGGACCCAGCCGAGCCATCGACCCCCGCGTGATGGCGGTCCTGCGGGAGTGGGACGATCACGTCGTCGTCGCCACCGGGAAGGCCTTTCCCTACCCCGTCGCCCTCTGTGAGTTCCTGGCGATTCCGATCACGGTGATCGCCGAGAACGGCGGCGTCGTCGCCGTGGCGGGCGAAGAGATCGTCTTCACCGGCGATCCCGAGAGCGCATGGGCCGTCGCCGAGGAGTACGAACAGGCGGGCTACGGTCTGGGCTGGGACGAACCGGACTTCGTCAACCGCTGGCGCGAGACCGAGATCGCCGTCGCGCTCGACCAGCCACTCGACCCCCTCGAACGGATCGCGGCCGATCACGGCCTCGAAGTCGTCGACACCGGCTTCGCCTACCACGTCAAGACCCCCGACGTGGACAAGGGCAAAGGGCTAGAGGCGGTCGCAGAGACGCTCGATCGGGACCCCGCGGAGTTCGTCGCGGTCGGGGACTCCGAGAACGACGTGGCCACCTTCGAGACCGCTGGGCGCTCCTTCGCCGTCGCCAACGCCGACGACGCGGCGCGGGCCGCGGCCGACGAGGTGACCGAGGAGAGCTACGCCGACGGGTTCCTCGAAGCCGTCGACCTGATCGAGCGGTAG
- a CDS encoding phosphate uptake regulator PhoU, with amino-acid sequence METRKVQVTGGSTYTVSLPKDWATRNDVSAGSVVEFHAEGDSLLLSPKTSDERTEGTLDVSGLEGDQLTRAVMTMYVSGFDIIRLETPRVSAQQRRTIRQATQGLVGLEVIEETSERVVLQDLLDSSELSIHNAITRMRLVALTMLSDAVDALVENDDDLAHDVRERDDDVDRLWYMISRVFRSVLRDPTAASQIGLPRETCFDYQSSARQLERIADHASKIARLTLEVGDVPEEIAEGLYELREEALAVPETAMDALLEDDAEEATRLATEARSRIRPIDDSAREIDDLIHQMDSQTAQVLGLVVDSLSRTADYGGNIAESALQKAAPRP; translated from the coding sequence ATGGAGACGCGCAAGGTGCAGGTCACTGGTGGGTCGACGTACACCGTATCGCTCCCGAAAGACTGGGCGACGAGGAACGACGTGAGCGCGGGCAGCGTCGTCGAGTTCCACGCGGAGGGGGACTCGCTCCTGCTCTCACCGAAGACCAGCGACGAGCGGACGGAGGGGACCCTCGACGTGAGCGGACTGGAGGGAGACCAGCTCACGCGGGCGGTGATGACGATGTACGTCAGCGGCTTCGACATCATCAGGCTGGAGACGCCCCGGGTCAGCGCCCAGCAGCGCCGGACGATCCGGCAGGCCACCCAGGGGCTGGTCGGGCTGGAGGTGATCGAGGAGACCAGCGAGCGCGTGGTGTTACAGGACTTGCTGGACTCCTCGGAGCTGTCCATCCACAACGCCATCACGCGCATGCGACTGGTCGCGTTGACGATGCTGTCGGACGCGGTCGATGCTCTCGTGGAGAACGACGACGATCTGGCACACGACGTGCGCGAGCGCGACGACGACGTGGATCGACTCTGGTACATGATCTCCCGGGTGTTCCGGTCCGTGCTGCGGGACCCGACGGCGGCCTCACAGATCGGGCTGCCGCGGGAGACCTGTTTCGACTACCAGTCCAGCGCCCGTCAGCTAGAGCGGATCGCAGACCACGCCTCGAAGATCGCTCGGCTGACCCTGGAGGTCGGCGACGTGCCCGAGGAGATCGCCGAGGGCCTGTACGAACTCCGCGAGGAGGCGCTGGCGGTGCCCGAGACGGCGATGGACGCCCTGCTCGAAGACGACGCCGAGGAGGCCACGCGGCTGGCGACCGAGGCACGGTCGCGCATCCGTCCCATCGACGACAGCGCCCGGGAGATCGACGACCTCATCCACCAGATGGACTCCCAGACAGCGCAGGTGCTGGGGCTGGTGGTGGACTCGCTGTCACGGACCGCCGACTACGGGGGCAACATCGCCGAGAGCGCGCTGCAGAAGGCGGCACCGCGGCCCTGA
- a CDS encoding DUF4382 domain-containing protein, protein MDRRQFLEATGIAAAGTAIAGCSGDGQIETGTLATSVTDQPSDIDDFETLVLRLTGLRTTRAGDGTVSDDTVTGTASDGEDGERTIDIEETEVDLTELADGDTSLIDETELETGEYEYLKLVVGEVVEARLTGGDEATVETPGNAPLKFNERFEIRADQRTSFLADFTPVKQGRSGRYLIKPVADGVEVSYEDESTATTA, encoded by the coding sequence ATGGATCGACGGCAGTTCCTCGAAGCGACTGGTATCGCCGCCGCCGGGACCGCGATCGCTGGCTGTAGCGGTGACGGTCAGATCGAAACCGGGACGCTGGCGACGAGCGTCACCGACCAGCCGAGCGACATCGACGATTTCGAGACGCTCGTACTCCGACTCACGGGACTTCGGACGACCCGGGCCGGGGACGGGACCGTATCCGACGACACCGTGACCGGCACGGCGTCGGACGGCGAAGACGGGGAACGCACCATCGACATCGAGGAGACGGAGGTCGACCTCACGGAACTGGCCGACGGCGACACGTCGCTGATCGACGAGACGGAACTGGAGACTGGGGAGTACGAGTATCTCAAACTCGTCGTCGGGGAGGTCGTCGAGGCTCGACTCACCGGCGGCGACGAGGCGACGGTCGAGACTCCCGGTAACGCACCGCTGAAGTTCAACGAGCGGTTCGAGATCCGCGCCGACCAGCGGACCTCGTTCCTCGCGGACTTCACCCCCGTGAAGCAGGGTCGGTCCGGTCGCTACCTGATCAAGCCGGTCGCGGACGGGGTCGAAGTCAGCTACGAGGACGAATCGACGGCGACGACGGCCTGA
- a CDS encoding HAD family hydrolase, with translation MASFDAVAFDLDYTLAVTDRDRQSLLDVATDRTDAHDIDRADYLDAHGAVAASETRAPIFERLLTDDTDPEKVATAYRLAIEDALEPLDGVEGLLAALRESYRIGLLTDGPLAAQRGKLGTLGWADLFDAVVITGDLPAGKPDERAFAAICAELGTAPTATVYVGDRPEVDIQGAADAGLATVQVVYPGGPDPHPAADTTIERSELVARLPEIIESL, from the coding sequence ATGGCGTCGTTCGACGCGGTCGCGTTCGATCTGGACTACACGCTGGCGGTCACCGATCGGGACCGACAGTCCCTGCTCGACGTCGCCACCGATCGAACCGACGCCCACGACATCGACCGGGCGGACTACCTCGACGCCCACGGCGCGGTCGCGGCGAGCGAAACCCGCGCCCCCATCTTCGAGCGACTGCTGACCGACGACACCGACCCCGAAAAAGTAGCGACGGCCTACCGGCTGGCCATCGAGGACGCACTCGAACCCCTCGACGGCGTCGAGGGTCTGCTCGCGGCCCTGCGCGAGTCCTACCGGATTGGCCTCCTGACCGACGGCCCGCTGGCCGCCCAGCGGGGCAAACTCGGGACGCTGGGCTGGGCCGATCTGTTCGACGCCGTCGTGATCACCGGCGACCTCCCCGCCGGCAAACCCGACGAGCGGGCCTTCGCGGCGATCTGTGCGGAACTGGGCACAGCGCCCACCGCGACGGTCTACGTCGGCGACCGCCCCGAGGTCGATATCCAGGGCGCGGCAGACGCCGGCCTCGCGACCGTGCAGGTGGTGTATCCCGGCGGTCCCGACCCACATCCGGCGGCCGACACCACGATCGAACGGTCGGAACTGGTCGCGCGACTGCCCGAAATCATCGAGTCACTCTAA
- a CDS encoding GTPBP1 family GTP-binding protein: MSPDRAVLERAIERGEQEGGSVEFKERLTKDLHATEGRFESLAAQLRHRVLSGDGEATYVVGVTDDGGLAGIEPETFSESMDVLSLLAEEAGAHIDDVETWGVDRETGTATKGETGTDGIVGVATIREGTVMGDDEHIVVGTAGHVDHGKSTLVGSLVTGDADDGEGGTRSFLDVQPHEVERGLSADLSYGVYGFDEDGPVRMDNPHRKSDRARVVEEATRLVSFVDTVGHEPWLRTTIRGLVGQKLDYGLLTVAADDGPTKTTREHLGILLATDLPTMVAITKADLVDEERLREVEREVERLLREVGKTPLPVARHGVDTAIEEISETVVPVLATSAVTMDGLDQLDELFERLPKTAGSDRTDEDFTMYVDRTYNVTGVGAVASGTIRSGTVEAGDELLLGPMQDGSFREVEVRSIEMHYHRVDEAQAGRIVGIALKGVAEVDIERGMVLLPRETDPTPVREFEAEVMVLNHPTRIGDGYEPVVHIETVSEAAAFYPEGGQLLPGDSGETRVRFKFRPYYVEEGQRFVFREGSSKGVGTVKDVTPVE, from the coding sequence ATGAGCCCCGACCGGGCCGTCCTCGAACGCGCCATCGAGCGCGGCGAACAGGAGGGCGGTAGCGTCGAGTTCAAAGAGCGGCTCACGAAAGACCTCCACGCGACGGAGGGGCGGTTCGAGAGCCTCGCGGCACAGCTCCGCCACCGCGTCCTCTCGGGCGACGGCGAGGCGACCTACGTCGTCGGCGTCACCGACGACGGCGGGCTGGCCGGCATCGAACCCGAGACGTTCTCCGAGTCGATGGACGTACTCTCCCTGCTGGCCGAGGAGGCCGGCGCACACATCGACGACGTGGAGACGTGGGGCGTAGACCGCGAAACCGGCACCGCGACGAAGGGCGAGACTGGCACGGACGGTATCGTCGGCGTCGCCACGATCCGCGAAGGGACGGTCATGGGCGACGACGAGCACATCGTCGTCGGGACCGCCGGCCACGTCGACCACGGCAAATCGACCCTCGTGGGCTCGCTCGTGACCGGCGACGCCGACGACGGCGAAGGGGGCACCCGCTCGTTCCTCGACGTGCAGCCCCACGAGGTCGAGCGAGGTCTCTCGGCCGACCTCTCCTACGGCGTCTACGGCTTCGACGAGGACGGTCCGGTCCGGATGGACAACCCACACCGCAAGTCGGATCGAGCCCGCGTGGTCGAGGAGGCCACCCGTCTGGTGAGCTTCGTCGACACCGTGGGCCACGAGCCCTGGCTCCGAACGACGATCCGCGGTCTGGTCGGGCAGAAACTCGACTACGGCCTCCTCACCGTCGCGGCCGACGACGGGCCGACCAAGACCACCCGCGAGCACCTCGGCATCCTGCTGGCGACCGACCTCCCGACGATGGTCGCCATCACGAAGGCCGACCTGGTCGACGAGGAGCGGTTGCGGGAGGTCGAACGCGAGGTCGAGCGCCTGCTCCGGGAGGTCGGGAAGACGCCGCTGCCGGTCGCGCGCCACGGCGTCGACACGGCCATCGAGGAGATCAGCGAGACGGTCGTCCCCGTCCTCGCGACGAGCGCGGTCACGATGGACGGCCTCGACCAGTTGGACGAACTGTTCGAGCGCCTGCCCAAGACCGCCGGCAGCGACCGCACCGACGAGGACTTCACCATGTACGTCGACCGCACGTACAACGTCACCGGCGTCGGTGCGGTCGCGTCCGGGACGATTCGCTCCGGTACCGTGGAGGCCGGCGACGAACTCCTGCTCGGACCGATGCAGGACGGCAGTTTCCGCGAGGTCGAGGTCCGGTCGATCGAGATGCACTACCATCGCGTGGACGAGGCCCAGGCCGGCCGGATCGTCGGCATCGCGCTGAAAGGCGTCGCGGAGGTCGACATCGAACGCGGGATGGTGTTGCTCCCCCGCGAGACCGACCCCACGCCCGTCCGGGAGTTCGAAGCCGAGGTGATGGTACTCAACCACCCGACGCGGATCGGCGACGGCTACGAGCCGGTCGTCCACATCGAGACCGTCAGCGAGGCCGCCGCCTTCTACCCCGAGGGCGGCCAGCTCCTGCCCGGCGACTCCGGCGAGACCCGTGTGCGCTTCAAGTTCCGCCCCTACTACGTCGAGGAAGGGCAGCGATTCGTCTTCCGCGAAGGGAGTTCGAAGGGTGTCGGGACGGTGAAAGACGTGACGCCGGTGGAGTGA